A section of the Lepus europaeus isolate LE1 chromosome 10, mLepTim1.pri, whole genome shotgun sequence genome encodes:
- the POLR3F gene encoding DNA-directed RNA polymerase III subunit RPC6, which produces MAEVKVKVQPPDADPVEIENRIIELCQQFPHGITDQVIQNEMPHIEAQQRAVAINRLLSMGQLDLLRSNTGLLYRIKDSQNAGKMKGSDNQEKLVYQIIEDAGNKGIWSRDIRYKSNLPLTEINKILKNLESKKLIKAVKSVAASKKKVYMLYNLQPDRSVTGGAWYSDQDFESEFVEVLNQQCFKFLQSKAETARESKQNPMIQRNSSFASSHEVWKYICELGISKVELSMEDIETILNTLIYDGKVEMTIIAAKEGTVGSVDGHMKLYRAVSPIIPPTGLVRAPCGLCPVFDDCHEGGEISPSNCIYMTEWLEF; this is translated from the exons ATGGCTGAAGTGAAGGTGAAGGTGCAGCCGCCTGACGCGGATCCCGTCGAAATAGAAAACAG GATTATAGAATTATGCCAGCAGTTCCCTCATGGAATCACAGACCAGGTGATTCAGAATGAAATGCCTCATATAGAAGCCCAGCAGCGGGCCGTGGCCATCAATAGACTCCTGTCCATG GGTCAATTGGATCTCTTAAGAAGTAATACAGGCCTTTTATATAGAATAAAGGACTCTCAGAATGCTGG TAAGATGAAGGGATCGGACAACCAAGAAAAACTAGTATATCAAATCATAGAGGATGCAGGAAATAAAG GAATATGGAGCAGAGATATCCGATATAAAAGTAACCTGCCAttaacagaaatcaataaaatacttaaaaatttggAAAGTAAAAAGCTAATCAAAGCTGTTAAATCTGTAGCA gCTTCAAAAAAGAAGGTGTACATGCTCTATAACCTGCAACCAGACCGGTCCGTGACTGGGGGAGCCTGGTACAGTGACCAGGATTTTGAATCTGAATTTGTAGAGGTGCTTAACCAACAGTGTTTTAAGTTTCTACAAAGCAAG GCAGAAACAGCACGAGAAAGCAAACAGAATCCGATGATACAAAGGAATAGTTCATTTGCTTCTTCGCATGAAGTGTGGAAATACATCTGCGAACTGGGAATCAGTAAG GTAGAATTGTCCATGGAGGATATTGAAACCATCTTGAATACCCTCATTTATGATGGGAAAGTGGAGATGACGATCATCGCGGCAAAAGAAGGCACAGTTGGCAGCGTGGACGGACACATGAAACTCTACCGGGCAGTCAGTCCAATCATCCCGCCCACAGGTTTGGTCCGGGCACCTTGTGGCCTCTGCCCG